The Oscillatoria sp. FACHB-1407 genome window below encodes:
- a CDS encoding TetR/AcrR family transcriptional regulator: MKTRGTKSRIIETAIELFNQHGTQAVSTNHIAEAMKISPGNLYYHFKNKQEIIRLILEQMISLFDGGWTSHPKPSLANLQDMLSRSFFLLWEYRFFHRELIALLNADPELKKRYRTIRRQRLIEIESFCRGLIESGVLRSPNDPKTLTSITKIIWLISDYWLAFLDLEDEVISPETVEEAINLIIQVMLPYLSDAALHELSTSAQSTNLPKIITMEIPS, from the coding sequence ATGAAGACTAGGGGCACCAAGTCTCGGATTATTGAAACAGCCATCGAGTTATTTAACCAACATGGAACTCAGGCAGTCTCTACTAATCACATTGCTGAAGCAATGAAGATCAGTCCTGGAAATCTTTATTACCATTTCAAAAACAAACAGGAGATTATTCGTTTGATTTTGGAACAAATGATTAGCTTATTTGATGGTGGATGGACATCACATCCAAAACCATCCTTGGCAAACCTTCAAGACATGTTAAGTCGAAGCTTTTTTTTGCTATGGGAATATCGTTTCTTTCATCGAGAACTGATTGCCTTGCTAAACGCTGATCCTGAGCTAAAGAAGCGATATCGCACCATTCGCAGACAGCGATTGATAGAAATCGAGTCGTTTTGCCGTGGATTGATTGAGAGTGGTGTTTTGCGCTCACCAAATGATCCAAAAACTCTCACTTCAATTACAAAAATTATTTGGTTGATTAGTGATTATTGGCTTGCATTCCTCGATCTTGAAGACGAAGTGATTAGTCCAGAAACCGTTGAAGAAGCAATCAACTTAATTATCCAAGTTATGCTTCCTTACCTGAGTGACGCAGCATTGCATGAATTATCTACTTCTGCCCAATCTACCAATTTGCCCAAGATTATAACCATGGAGATCCCCTCATGA
- a CDS encoding Acg family FMN-binding oxidoreductase, protein MKKRTFLKLMSATTVTVLVAGGVYQAHGKGVFSTGKGPAYEPWHTWRTDEPEGSLALVRAAILAANPHNTQPWLFQVTESQIELYADISRHLGTMDPYFREMYIGLGCAIENMILAASANGYQYQLTLGSGTLTDLPPNAKLKRVATLKLSSGPVVIPPLYDAIPNRHTNRAVYDSNRSVESEVLETFQALFQSESDLKLFLFTSEAARHRFAAGTVRATEQIVADADMIHDSGRWFRPTWQELQKHRSGVHIDASGMTAMNRALAKVSPPISEETAHQAWIDATKITLASTPVLGLISVRDLYDQSQSLKAGQLWQRMHLWATTQGLAAQPINQLPEMVDRELQLGEEPRTAQFLAQLSGDPLWKPTFAFRLGYPTLEGLVSARRPVEDVVV, encoded by the coding sequence ATGAAGAAAAGAACATTCCTTAAACTCATGTCCGCTACTACAGTAACTGTTTTGGTTGCTGGTGGCGTCTACCAGGCTCATGGAAAAGGAGTTTTCAGTACAGGTAAAGGACCTGCTTACGAACCTTGGCATACCTGGCGAACTGATGAACCGGAAGGATCTTTGGCTTTAGTTCGAGCTGCGATTTTAGCTGCAAATCCTCACAACACTCAACCTTGGTTGTTTCAAGTAACAGAATCACAGATTGAGCTATACGCTGATATTTCTCGTCACTTAGGAACGATGGATCCTTATTTTCGAGAAATGTACATCGGTTTAGGATGTGCGATTGAAAATATGATTTTGGCAGCTAGTGCAAATGGATATCAATACCAACTCACTCTTGGGTCAGGTACATTAACAGACTTACCTCCAAATGCAAAGCTTAAACGGGTTGCTACGCTGAAATTGTCATCTGGGCCGGTTGTTATTCCACCTTTGTACGACGCTATCCCCAATCGCCATACTAATCGGGCGGTATACGATTCCAATCGTTCCGTTGAGTCAGAAGTTTTAGAAACCTTTCAAGCATTATTTCAAAGCGAGTCTGATTTGAAATTGTTTTTGTTTACTTCAGAAGCCGCTCGCCACAGGTTTGCTGCGGGCACAGTACGGGCAACAGAACAGATTGTGGCGGACGCTGATATGATTCATGACAGTGGCAGGTGGTTTCGCCCCACTTGGCAGGAGCTTCAAAAACACCGAAGCGGTGTTCACATTGATGCATCTGGGATGACTGCAATGAACCGAGCATTAGCTAAAGTATCTCCACCTATTTCAGAAGAGACCGCGCATCAAGCTTGGATAGATGCGACTAAAATAACATTGGCAAGCACTCCTGTTTTAGGACTAATTTCAGTGCGAGATTTGTACGACCAGTCTCAATCCTTAAAAGCAGGACAGCTTTGGCAACGGATGCATCTTTGGGCAACAACACAAGGATTAGCGGCACAACCTATCAATCAATTGCCAGAGATGGTTGACCGAGAACTTCAATTAGGTGAAGAGCCACGTACTGCACAGTTTCTTGCTCAACTCAGTGGAGATCCTTTGTGGAAACCAACGTTTGCTTTTCGCCTTGGTTATCCTACTTTGGAAGGGCTAGTAAGTGCTCGTCGCCCGGTTGAAGATGTCGTTGTCTAA
- a CDS encoding IS110 family transposase → MDQPLQWVGIDVSKATLDVYLRPSGQSFQAKNQASGMIELIEQLQSFKIGQVILEATGGLELEVAQALQDQGLAISIINPRQARKFAKASGKLAKTDRIDAAVLAHFGQAMQPAVTVLASANEQALQETVTRRCQLVEMLTAEKNRQSSLRGRMRQDVNDHVEWLEKRIRELDDEIEQLSQAHDQWRSQLALLTSVPGIGKVIATTLIAALPELGKVSDKRISTLVGVAPLNRDSGKYRGSRTIWDGRANVRAALYMGALVAVRHIPVLKAFYSRLVSQGKAKKVALTACMHKLLRILNTMIRDGKPWQPPTLATEED, encoded by the coding sequence ATGGATCAGCCATTGCAATGGGTTGGTATTGATGTCAGTAAAGCGACCTTAGATGTTTATCTAAGACCCAGTGGTCAGTCATTTCAAGCCAAAAATCAAGCCAGTGGAATGATTGAATTAATCGAGCAACTGCAATCGTTCAAAATTGGGCAAGTGATTTTAGAAGCGACTGGAGGACTGGAACTTGAGGTGGCTCAAGCATTACAAGACCAAGGCTTGGCCATCTCCATTATCAATCCTCGGCAAGCCCGAAAGTTCGCCAAAGCCAGTGGCAAGTTGGCTAAAACAGACCGCATTGATGCAGCGGTGTTAGCTCACTTTGGACAAGCGATGCAACCAGCCGTGACGGTTTTAGCCAGTGCCAACGAACAAGCCCTACAAGAAACTGTCACTCGCCGTTGTCAACTAGTGGAGATGCTAACCGCTGAGAAGAACCGTCAGAGTAGTCTGCGCGGTAGAATGCGGCAGGATGTGAATGACCATGTGGAGTGGTTGGAGAAACGCATTCGTGAGCTTGATGATGAAATTGAGCAACTGAGTCAAGCGCATGACCAATGGCGATCGCAGTTAGCTCTGCTCACCAGTGTGCCAGGGATTGGCAAGGTGATTGCAACCACGCTCATTGCCGCTTTACCTGAACTAGGAAAAGTCAGTGACAAACGCATTAGTACGTTAGTTGGCGTTGCTCCGCTCAACCGGGATAGCGGCAAATATCGGGGTTCTCGTACCATTTGGGATGGACGCGCTAATGTTCGTGCAGCATTGTACATGGGAGCACTCGTTGCCGTACGACACATCCCCGTTTTGAAAGCCTTCTACAGTCGGCTTGTGTCGCAGGGTAAAGCCAAGAAGGTAGCCTTGACAGCATGTATGCACAAGCTATTGCGGATTCTCAACACCATGATTCGAGATGGTAAACCTTGGCAGCCTCCTACTTTAGCAACTGAAGAAGATTAG
- a CDS encoding GNAT family N-acetyltransferase — MIVKLDNSTEALVIAKRVSEEFVLPTFSEEGKKFFSENLAKDVEAAFSDPNVDVYGVQLSGALLGYMAVSKKFHISQLYIVASEQRQGLGRMLIDFIEQQAKSSGVARLTVKASLNAVQFYRKCGFEVTSDVQEVSGIRFQPMQKIV; from the coding sequence ATGATTGTTAAACTTGACAACTCAACCGAAGCACTGGTAATAGCCAAACGAGTCTCAGAAGAGTTTGTCCTGCCGACCTTTTCTGAAGAGGGAAAAAAGTTTTTTTCTGAAAACCTTGCTAAAGATGTTGAAGCAGCATTTTCAGATCCAAATGTTGATGTGTATGGTGTGCAATTAAGTGGTGCTTTACTTGGATATATGGCAGTTAGTAAAAAGTTTCATATTTCTCAACTTTATATAGTTGCCAGTGAGCAAAGACAAGGATTAGGTAGGATGCTAATTGATTTTATAGAGCAACAGGCGAAAAGTTCAGGAGTGGCTCGGCTCACTGTTAAAGCATCATTGAATGCAGTACAGTTTTACAGAAAATGTGGTTTTGAAGTTACTTCTGATGTGCAGGAGGTATCAGGAATTAGATTTCAACCTATGCAGAAAATAGTTTAG
- a CDS encoding DUF4278 domain-containing protein — MTLIYRGTSYQINTTDETTTGTINCQYRGATYPTYRVEPTTTTQPQPRHLQYRGISY, encoded by the coding sequence ATGACTCTCATCTATCGCGGCACCTCCTACCAGATCAACACCACCGATGAAACCACAACTGGCACTATCAACTGTCAGTATCGGGGTGCTACCTATCCTACCTATCGTGTTGAGCCTACTACCACAACCCAACCTCAGCCTCGTCACCTGCAATATCGCGGCATCTCCTACTAA
- a CDS encoding NB-ARC domain-containing protein, translating to MKGIFLSYARSDDEPFVKRLYEDLTERGFQVWWDRQSMPSRALTFLQEIRDAIDQADRLILVVGPAAVKSNYVRPEWLYALSVCKVVTPLLRIGDYNLLQEFPPELARLHCPDCREQRPYEEALAEVLRVLNDPIPPLGNLVGVPELPPHYLSRSENLQALENLLLADANRPVVMTGTSRKVGLCGMGGAGKSVIASGLARDCEVRRSFSDGIFWLTVGQEPTLTTLQIQLAQALGSDRQIFEDVREGKEHLRELLIDKVCLLILDDIWQLEQADAFDVLGQRCRMVVTTRDRGLLTAIGAVEYPLDVLSAEQSLLLLAQWADQAVETLPDQAHETAKECGYLPLALSMAGAMVRGKPDRWDNVLSRLRSADLEKIRQEFPGYPYPNLLRSLTVSVDALEPTVRTRYLDFAVFPEDTAIPEAVLQTFWQSVGLDAYDTQDVLDELVKRSLLRRDERGYLSLHDLQRDYLQKQADLPTLHTRLLNAYAAKCPAGWSTGPDDGYFLDHVIYHLSIVARQDEIDQTLVNFEFLSKRLAQGNPSALIADFQYASPGLQPLTQTLQLATSLVGNDPAQLKSQLVGRLGHLREASIQHFVETLKQDKTQPWLRPRLPTLISSKSGLLSTWQAFSKEPICRLLVSDDETTLAVIEKDQVTYWDIETRSSISSEQGQKIFRGLDLTTWQSNLPELSFYLAWSVFNLPVDEQEFSFEWCFSTPEASIMAECQVQMYRQQTQIQMLRKPITEDQILSGVYITREGHRVRLQSEDEHLTTAVAISKDGNWLACGTHDGNIRIVNLTSISASSLHWQSKVCNEPIVALSLFPNKDKVAFLTFRGVLGVAQVGSEIKQEKTLAKMPAGEKYVFVSSSGKLAAIVAEQTNILILNTQNGKEESLEFQIKGVDAIRARITSDTRFVGIEIIYAPYNEMHQELFGICQEHVVLDISTMKVVYDSLNVISRDLPSSIFICKKNGDYYLRRHDINRDSNGTEVNRLRHYPLNGNKFAEKAVEDSLRLGILSSIQGVFSSDSKERREPEYAVLPWLESQKVSGNGIRCEVAEDSRSVQVILADDASTTLTFTPDDPVVNAAISEDGSCVAIACESGQLHFVDVVIPAQG from the coding sequence ATGAAGGGAATTTTTCTGTCTTATGCGCGTTCTGATGATGAGCCATTTGTAAAACGGCTCTATGAGGATTTAACCGAACGAGGATTTCAGGTTTGGTGGGATCGCCAGTCAATGCCCAGTCGAGCTTTGACCTTTTTGCAGGAGATTCGAGATGCGATTGACCAGGCAGATCGACTGATCTTAGTCGTAGGACCTGCGGCAGTAAAGTCGAACTATGTACGGCCAGAGTGGCTATATGCTCTCAGTGTTTGTAAGGTTGTAACTCCCCTCTTGCGAATAGGAGATTACAACCTTTTGCAAGAGTTTCCGCCTGAACTGGCAAGACTGCATTGTCCCGATTGTCGTGAGCAGCGTCCTTATGAAGAGGCTTTAGCAGAAGTACTACGGGTGCTGAATGACCCAATCCCACCACTGGGTAACTTAGTTGGTGTGCCAGAGTTACCGCCTCATTATTTATCTCGATCTGAGAATCTACAGGCATTAGAAAACCTTCTATTGGCGGATGCTAATCGACCTGTCGTGATGACAGGTACGAGTCGTAAGGTCGGACTATGCGGCATGGGTGGTGCTGGTAAATCGGTGATTGCCTCTGGTTTGGCACGGGATTGTGAAGTTCGACGTTCGTTTTCGGATGGAATTTTTTGGTTAACCGTAGGTCAAGAGCCGACCTTAACTACATTGCAAATTCAGCTTGCTCAAGCCTTGGGTAGCGATCGCCAGATCTTTGAAGACGTTCGAGAAGGAAAAGAACATCTCCGTGAGTTACTAATCGATAAAGTTTGTCTTTTGATTCTAGATGACATCTGGCAACTAGAGCAGGCAGATGCGTTCGATGTACTGGGTCAACGTTGCCGCATGGTGGTTACCACCCGCGATCGCGGCTTACTCACGGCGATCGGCGCAGTTGAATATCCTTTAGATGTTTTGAGTGCCGAGCAGTCATTGCTGCTGCTGGCACAGTGGGCAGATCAGGCAGTCGAAACGTTGCCCGATCAAGCTCATGAAACGGCGAAAGAGTGTGGATACTTGCCATTGGCACTATCGATGGCAGGGGCAATGGTGCGGGGTAAGCCCGATCGCTGGGATAATGTTCTGAGCCGCCTTCGCAGTGCCGACTTAGAAAAAATTCGGCAAGAGTTTCCTGGCTATCCCTATCCCAATCTACTGCGATCGCTCACGGTGAGTGTTGATGCCCTTGAGCCAACGGTTCGCACTCGCTATCTAGACTTTGCTGTGTTCCCCGAAGACACTGCGATTCCTGAAGCCGTTTTACAAACCTTCTGGCAGTCAGTTGGGTTAGATGCCTACGATACGCAGGATGTATTGGATGAATTGGTCAAGCGATCGCTCCTGCGTCGAGATGAGCGCGGTTATCTCAGCCTGCACGACCTCCAGAGAGACTATCTGCAAAAACAAGCCGACCTACCGACTCTCCATACGCGCTTGTTGAATGCTTATGCTGCAAAATGTCCAGCAGGATGGTCAACCGGACCAGACGATGGCTATTTCCTTGACCACGTAATCTATCACTTGTCGATAGTGGCACGGCAGGATGAAATTGACCAAACCCTCGTGAACTTTGAGTTCTTAAGCAAGCGTCTCGCACAAGGTAACCCCAGCGCATTGATTGCCGACTTTCAATATGCATCTCCTGGGTTGCAGCCGCTTACTCAAACGCTACAGTTAGCTACCAGTCTAGTTGGCAATGACCCAGCCCAGCTTAAGAGTCAACTCGTTGGTCGGTTGGGGCATCTGCGAGAGGCATCAATTCAACACTTTGTTGAAACGCTCAAGCAAGACAAAACTCAACCCTGGTTGCGTCCTCGTCTTCCTACCCTGATTTCTTCTAAGTCTGGGTTGCTGAGTACCTGGCAAGCCTTTTCAAAAGAACCGATATGTCGGTTGCTGGTGTCGGATGACGAAACAACGCTGGCTGTTATTGAGAAGGATCAAGTTACTTATTGGGATATTGAGACAAGAAGCTCAATCAGTTCTGAGCAAGGACAAAAGATTTTTCGAGGGTTAGACCTGACGACCTGGCAGAGTAATCTTCCAGAACTATCGTTTTATTTGGCTTGGAGCGTCTTCAACTTGCCTGTAGATGAACAGGAGTTTTCGTTTGAATGGTGTTTTTCTACTCCTGAAGCATCAATTATGGCTGAATGCCAAGTCCAAATGTACCGGCAGCAAACTCAGATCCAAATGCTCCGGAAGCCGATTACTGAGGATCAAATACTCAGTGGTGTTTACATTACGAGAGAAGGTCATCGAGTCCGTCTTCAGTCAGAAGATGAGCATCTTACAACGGCTGTTGCAATTTCAAAGGATGGAAATTGGTTGGCGTGTGGCACTCATGATGGAAACATCAGAATAGTGAATCTAACATCTATCAGTGCTAGTTCGCTACATTGGCAGAGCAAAGTCTGCAACGAACCAATTGTTGCCCTATCTCTATTTCCTAATAAAGACAAGGTTGCATTTCTGACATTTAGGGGAGTTTTGGGTGTTGCCCAAGTTGGCTCAGAAATTAAGCAAGAAAAGACATTGGCAAAAATGCCTGCCGGAGAGAAATACGTTTTTGTTAGCTCATCAGGAAAGCTTGCTGCTATTGTTGCTGAACAGACCAACATCCTTATACTTAATACACAAAACGGGAAAGAAGAAAGTCTTGAATTTCAGATAAAAGGCGTAGATGCAATACGCGCTCGGATCACATCAGATACTCGATTCGTTGGAATTGAAATAATCTACGCACCGTATAATGAGATGCATCAAGAACTTTTTGGGATTTGCCAAGAACACGTAGTTCTAGACATTTCTACTATGAAAGTAGTTTATGACTCACTTAATGTGATATCCCGTGATTTGCCAAGCAGTATCTTCATATGTAAAAAGAATGGAGATTATTATCTACGCCGACATGACATAAATAGAGATTCAAACGGCACCGAGGTAAATCGTTTAAGACATTACCCTCTGAATGGTAATAAGTTTGCAGAGAAAGCTGTTGAAGACTCTCTTCGCCTGGGCATTCTGTCCTCCATCCAAGGAGTCTTTTCTTCAGACTCTAAGGAGCGAAGAGAACCAGAATATGCGGTTCTCCCGTGGCTTGAGTCCCAAAAGGTATCAGGGAATGGAATCCGGTGTGAAGTTGCCGAAGATTCTCGCAGTGTTCAGGTGATTTTGGCAGATGATGCCTCGACAACACTGACGTTTACACCAGACGATCCGGTGGTTAATGCTGCCATTTCTGAGGATGGATCTTGTGTGGCGATCGCCTGTGAATCGGGTCAATTACACTTTGTCGATGTTGTTATTCCTGCTCAAGGTTAG
- a CDS encoding tetratricopeptide repeat protein: MVFSISHLTSLAALPFNRLLQSFTTTTPINHQPEINQLHKKGWQHYNAEQFEEAWFTFQQLLHLYQSLGDEIGMGEALNQLSLIALRSGESAKALNCCQLALRIAETAENTKLLGNSLSLLGLIYQNKNQSEHALKTYQKALEVFVELADEFNIGRTLNNLGAIHSTLGQSDRAQQLCLTAAGILEAIRDQEGQATALYNAGTAYQKLGCYTQARRYLVKAQAIRTAIGDFSGEAAIATALGEIEVQLGQPFSAICCYQEALDLYQELGDSHHQALTTERIAALYQQEGLPLSAFESYQTAIDLYKSSNDETGAGRALNQLKTVYAHMGSPEYALACPSQSIGGLETKIEMVC; encoded by the coding sequence ATGGTTTTCTCAATTTCTCACCTCACATCGTTGGCTGCACTCCCTTTCAATCGTCTCTTACAATCCTTCACTACAACAACACCCATCAATCATCAACCTGAAATCAATCAGCTTCATAAAAAAGGTTGGCAACACTACAATGCTGAACAATTTGAAGAAGCATGGTTTACCTTCCAGCAATTGCTGCATCTCTATCAATCCCTTGGCGATGAGATTGGCATGGGTGAAGCCCTCAATCAACTGAGCCTGATTGCCCTCCGCTCAGGTGAATCTGCCAAAGCTCTCAACTGCTGCCAGCTTGCGCTTAGAATTGCTGAAACAGCAGAAAATACTAAACTGTTAGGTAACAGTTTGAGCTTGTTAGGTTTGATTTATCAAAACAAAAACCAATCTGAACACGCTCTAAAAACCTATCAAAAAGCATTGGAAGTATTTGTTGAGTTAGCTGATGAGTTCAACATTGGACGCACCCTCAACAACTTGGGCGCAATCCACAGCACCTTAGGACAGAGCGATCGCGCTCAACAGTTATGCTTAACTGCCGCTGGTATTCTTGAAGCCATTCGCGATCAAGAAGGACAAGCAACCGCTCTCTATAACGCTGGCACGGCTTATCAGAAATTAGGCTGCTACACTCAAGCCCGCAGGTATCTGGTCAAAGCTCAAGCAATTCGCACTGCTATTGGTGATTTCTCTGGAGAAGCTGCGATCGCCACTGCTCTTGGAGAAATTGAAGTCCAACTGGGACAACCCTTCTCTGCAATTTGCTGCTATCAAGAAGCCTTAGACCTTTACCAGGAGTTGGGCGACAGCCATCATCAAGCCCTAACAACAGAACGCATCGCTGCACTTTATCAGCAAGAAGGATTACCTCTTTCTGCGTTCGAGTCTTATCAAACCGCTATTGACTTGTACAAAAGTTCAAACGATGAAACAGGAGCAGGGCGAGCACTCAACCAACTTAAAACTGTGTATGCACATATGGGTAGCCCAGAATATGCATTAGCCTGCCCTTCACAATCAATCGGTGGATTAGAAACCAAAATTGAAATGGTTTGTTGA
- the tnpC gene encoding IS66 family transposase, whose amino-acid sequence MKELPPLDGLSHAEKDALIRGLWQELQSLRAEVEKLKQKRVKKTSRNSSLPPSKGFKPNQSSAQSSTLPCEAEESHHHGGRELSQQPDQVVVAQAKSCPHCGVKVEPSTQRLSGIYERIELPPITPHITRVERYGGICQCCQKAYEAPVPVGLEPGSPFGTSVAALVTYLRYSHAISYKRLSQLMRELYGLELSQGAIANLLQRAQVQLAAPVAKIVERLRSARLVGSDETGARVNGKNQWEWVFQNDQVCLHVIRPSRGKTVMDSVMAGHQPQVWVSDLFSTQAAHPAQDWQVCLAHQLRDCQYAMDAGDALFAPRMKRLFLKAIALQRRRHILAPSTIQQYCARFRGSLREILNLEPKSVEGQRLLKRYQKIRDHLLLFLTDETIPPTNNASEQALRWSVVFRKVTNGFRSDWGADLFAQVRSLINTAKRQGISAFDAISRALTSQKTDWLLG is encoded by the coding sequence ATGAAAGAACTGCCCCCGCTAGATGGACTTAGCCACGCCGAGAAGGATGCCCTGATTCGAGGGCTGTGGCAAGAGTTGCAAAGTCTACGGGCAGAGGTGGAAAAGCTGAAGCAAAAGCGAGTGAAGAAGACCTCGCGCAATTCGAGTTTGCCGCCATCTAAGGGTTTCAAGCCGAATCAGAGCAGTGCCCAGTCCTCTACCCTGCCGTGCGAGGCAGAGGAGAGCCACCATCACGGTGGGCGAGAATTGAGCCAACAACCGGATCAAGTCGTAGTAGCCCAAGCCAAGAGTTGTCCCCATTGTGGGGTCAAAGTTGAGCCATCGACCCAACGCTTGAGTGGAATTTATGAGCGGATTGAACTACCGCCGATTACCCCTCACATCACGCGGGTGGAACGGTATGGCGGGATTTGTCAGTGTTGCCAGAAGGCATACGAAGCGCCTGTTCCGGTTGGTTTAGAGCCTGGCTCCCCCTTTGGCACGAGTGTCGCTGCACTCGTCACCTATCTACGCTACAGCCATGCCATCAGCTACAAGCGACTGAGCCAATTGATGCGGGAGCTTTACGGTCTAGAGCTGTCACAAGGAGCGATTGCCAATTTGCTGCAACGAGCACAGGTTCAGCTGGCAGCTCCTGTAGCCAAGATTGTAGAACGCCTGCGTAGTGCTCGGTTGGTTGGCAGTGATGAAACGGGGGCACGAGTAAACGGGAAAAACCAGTGGGAATGGGTGTTTCAAAATGACCAGGTCTGTTTGCATGTGATTCGTCCCAGTCGTGGCAAAACAGTCATGGACAGCGTGATGGCGGGGCATCAACCGCAAGTTTGGGTGTCTGACTTGTTCAGTACTCAAGCCGCACATCCGGCACAGGACTGGCAAGTGTGTTTAGCGCATCAACTGCGCGATTGTCAGTATGCCATGGATGCAGGGGATGCGTTGTTTGCTCCAAGAATGAAACGGCTGTTCCTCAAAGCCATTGCCCTGCAACGGAGACGACACATCCTGGCTCCCTCGACAATTCAGCAGTATTGCGCTCGCTTTCGTGGATCACTGCGGGAGATTTTGAATCTGGAACCGAAGTCGGTGGAGGGACAGCGGTTGCTCAAACGCTATCAGAAGATTCGGGATCATCTGTTGTTGTTTTTAACCGATGAGACCATCCCGCCAACCAATAATGCTAGTGAGCAGGCGTTGCGCTGGAGTGTAGTGTTCCGCAAGGTGACCAACGGCTTTCGCTCGGATTGGGGGGCAGATTTGTTCGCTCAGGTGCGATCGCTCATCAACACGGCAAAGCGTCAGGGTATTTCTGCCTTTGATGCCATTTCCCGTGCCCTGACCTCTCAGAAAACCGATTGGCTACTGGGTTGA